The Knoellia sp. S7-12 region GGTGAGCGCGCGCCGCCCGACGTAGCCACCGATGAGCACCGGCACCAGAACGAGCAGCCGGGTCACCCAGGCGTGGGACCCCGGCTCCGGCATCGCCCCGAAGACCGGGACAAGTGGCATGAGCCCGCTCGTCGACCCCGTCACCGAGGTGTGGGCACCGTCGACGACCGAGAAGCCCGGTCCGGCGAGGAACGACACGACCCACAGGGCGAGGTTGGGCAGAGAGGCCAGCTGGACGCCGGCCAACAGCACCCCGCCGAGGAAGCCGGTTCCGGCTTCTGACTGCAGGCTGCTCACCGCACCCCAATTGAGGACGATGGCGCCGACGACCAGGAGCAGGGCGAGCCCCAGCAGCAGGACCAATCCGCGCACGGCAGGACCCCAGGCGCGACGCGCGGTCTCCGGAACGACGACTGCCTCGAAGCGTGGCCCGAGGATGTCGGCGTCGCGGCCGAGACGGCGCCCGGCCACCGCGAGCGCCAGCACAGGCACACCGACGACGGGCAGGACGAGACTCAGCCACCGCAACGGCAAGGATCCGGCCAGGGTGAGGGCGGACGCGAGAGCGATGGCCACGGCATACCCGACCCACCAGCGTGCGGCGACGGAGACGACCGAGCGAGGAAGCAGGTCGGCGACGAACTCGTCCTCGACATCCGCCCTGTCGAGAGCGCGGCTCGCACCGCGTGACGCAGCCCAGACCGCGAGGGCACCGAGCACGAGCGGCACGAAGGCCACCACTGTCGCACCGGAGCCGAGACGGGCACCCTGCACGAGCAGCCACAGCGATGAGGCCGCACCCAGGGGCTCAGCGAGCGACCCACCCGGGCGCGGGTCGAGCATCCACCCGAGCGTGGTCGGGACGAGCACGACAAAGAGGGACAGCAGGCCGGTGAACAGCCCGATGAGGACGTCACGAGCAGAGTCGGGCAGCCACGGCGTGGCCGACGACACCTCGCCGTCCGCGTCGTCAGATGGGCGCCCGCCCCGCAGCATCTCCATGACAGTCATTGCGTTCCAGTCTCCCCCGAGGTGGCGGCCCACCCCCGGCGCACACGCCGAGCGCTGACGATCCGGATGCCACCTTTCGCGTCCCTCCTCGGCGAACGCACCACGCACGAGGCGAGCGGGCGGCATACCGAAGAATTCTCGGTATGCCGCCCGCTATTGAAGACGCTGGTTGCGCGGTCCTTGATTTGCGCTGTGTTCAGAGGCTCCGCATGATCTCGCGCATGAGCTCGGCCGTCTCGGACGGCGTCTTGCCGACCTTGACTCCGGCGGCCTCGAGGGCCTCCTTCTTGGCCTGGGCGGTGCCCGACGAGCCGGAGACGATGGCGCCGGCGTGGCCCATCGTCTTGCCCTCGGGAGCGGTGAAGCCCGCGACGTAGCCGACGACCGGCTTCGTGACGTGCTCCTGGATGTAGGCCGCTGCCCGCTCCTCGGCGTCGCCACCGATCTCGCCGATCATGACGATCGCGTCGGTCTCGTCGTCGGCCTGAAACGCCTCGAGCGCGTCGATGTGCGTGGTGCCGATGATTGGGTCACCGCCGATGCCGATGGCGGTGGAGAAGCCGAACTCACGCAACTCGTACATCATCTGGTAGGTCAGGGTGCCCGACTTCGAGACGAGGCCAATGCGGCCGGCCCCGGCGATGTCGCCGGGGATGATGCCGGCGTTGGACTTGCCGGGGCTGATGAGGCCAGGGCAGTTCGGGCCGATGATCCGGGTGGTCTTGCCGAGCGAATAGTTGAAGAACTCGGCCGAGTCCTTGACCGGCACGCCCTCGGTGATGACGACGACGAGCGGGATCTCGGCGTCGATCGCCTCGACCACGGCGGACTTGGTGAAGGCCGGCGGGACGAAGACGACGGAGACGTTGGCGCCAGTGGCCTCCATGGCCTCCTTGACCGAACCGAAGACCGGGATCTCCGTTCCGTCGACATCGACCGACGTGCCGGCCTTCTTGGGGTTGACGCCACCGACGACGGCGGTGCCGTCAGCGAGCATCAGCGTCGTGTGCTTCATGCCGACAGCACCGGTCATGCCCTGGACGATGACCTTGCTGTCTGCGTTCAAAAAGATTGCCATGTGCGGTGTCCTCGTCCTTGGTCAGTTCGCAGAAGCCTGGGCAGCGAGCTCGGCGGCCTTGGCCGCGGCGCCGTCCATGGTCGCTTCGATGGTCACGAGCGGGTGGTTGCGCTCCGCGAGGATGCGGCGGCCCTCGTCCACGTTGTTGCCGTCGAGGCGCACGACGAGCGGCTTGGTCGCTGCGTCGCCGAGCGTGTCAAGGGCACCGACGATGCCGCGGGCGACCTCGTCACAGGCGGTGATGCCACCGAAAACGTTGACGAAGACCGACTTGACCTGCTCGTCGCCGAGGATGATGCCGAGCCCGTTGGCCATGACCTCGGCGCTCGCACCGCCACCGATGTCGAGGAAGTTGGCCGGCTTGGAGCCGACCGACTCGCCGGCGTAGGCGACGACGTCGAGCGTGCTCATGACGAGGCCCGCGCCGTTGCCGATGATGCCGACGTTGCCGTCGAGCTTCACGTAGTTGAGGTTCTTCTCCTTGGCGGCCGCCTCGAGCGGGTCAGCAGCGGCCTTGTCCTCGAGCGCGAGGTGGTCGGGCTGACGGAAGTCGGCGTTCTCGTCGAGGGTGACCTTGCCGTCCAGCGCCACGATGTCGCCGTCGTTGGTCTTGACGAGCGGGTTGACCTCGACCAGCGTCGCGTCCTCGTCGCGGTAGACGAGCCACAGCTTCTCGAGGACGGGCACGATCTTGGCGCCGGTCTCGGCGTCGAAGCCGGCCGCGTCGACGATCTCCTGGCCCTTGGCCGTGTCAATGCCCACATTGGGGTCGACGGCGATCTTGGCGAGGGCCTCGGGGCGCTCGACGGCCAGCTGCTCGATGTCCATGCCGCCCTCGACGCTGCACATCGCGAGGTAGGTGCGGTTGGTGCGGTCGAGCAGCACGGAGAAGTAGTACTCCTCGGCGATCTGCGCGCCCTGGGCGATCATCACTTGGTGGACCGTGTGGCCCTTGATGTCCATGCCGAGGATCTCACTGGCGAACTGCTCGGCCTGGTCGGCAGTCTTCGCGACCTTGACGCCGCCGGCCTTGCCTCGTCCGCCGGTCTTGACCTGCGCCTTGACGACGGTGACGCCGCCGCTCTTGGCCCCGATGGTCTCGGCGGCCGCGCGGGCTTCCTCAGGGGTGGTGGCAACTGCTCCAGCCAGCACGGGTACACCGTGCTTCTCGAACACATCGCGTGCCTGGTACTCGAAAAGGTCCACGGATTCGTTCCGTCCTCACGTCGTCGTCCAATGACCACTGGTCCGTTCGGGGGCGAGCCTAGCGCCGCTGCGCAGAGCCCACGGGCCACGGGTATCGATCTGGTGACACCGCAGGCGTGATCCTCACTACATACACAGCCCCTCGCAGGCCGCGTACTACGGTGAAACCACCATGGACGCATCAACCGAGCAGGCACCCCGATGATCGACCGTGCCCGCCATGCCGTCATGGCCGGCGCCGCACTCGCCCGCGGCGTGGGGACGCTCCTCACTCCGCGAGCCATTGTCGGGATGGCGATCGAGGGTGCCTGGATCTCGACCCACCTGGCGACCTACCCGCTCGGGATCTTCCAGGAACGCACCGAGGGTTTGCGCGGCTACCGCATCGAGCACCTGGCCCCGGTCCAGCGCGGACTGATCATCTCCCACCTCGAGGCCGCCGGAACCCCGATCCTGCTCGTCCACGGGTTCGTCGACAACCGCTCCATCTTCACCCTGCTCCGCCGCGGCCTGACCCGGCGCGGGTTCGGCTCGGTCTACGCCATGAATTACTCATCGCTCACGGCCGACATCCGCACCGCCGCCGCCCAACTCGGCGAGGAGATCGAGGCAATCGTTGCCGACACCGGCTACGAGAAGATCCACATCGTCGGCCACAGCCTCGGCGGCCTCATCGCCCGCTACTACGTCACCCGCCTCGCAGGTGACCAGCACGTCCACACGCTCGTCACGTTGGGAACTCCCCACCAGGGCACCTACAGCGCCTACGCCCTTCCGAGTCGCCTCGGCGCCCAGATGCGCCCCGGAAGCGGCCTCATCAACGAGCTCGACGAACCCGCGCCCGGCTGCACCACGCGGTTCATCAGCTACTGGTCGGACACCGACGTCGTGATCGTGCCGCAGGGCAACGGCAGGCTGCGCCACCCTGACCTCTCGGTCCGCAACATCCGCCTCCACGGGGTCGGGCACATCTCCCTTCCGATCGTGGGCGACGTCGTCCACGGCATCTCCACGGCGCTCGCCGAGCTGGACCAGGACGGGGGGACGCTCACCGCAGGCGTCACCCCCATCGCCCTTCGCGCCCGCCCGGAGGACAGTGCGGCCCTGCACGGACGACGCTTCGAGGGCGGACGGCATACGGCGCAGGCCCGAACCTGATCCACCCGACGGGTGGCCTCAGAGCCACTCGCAGGTGAACCGCAGCGCGACTCGTCGACTCCCTATACGGCATCGCCGCAGGTCAGAGCGCTTCTGTGGACAACGAGTTTGTATAACGGTCAGGTCACGGTACGGTGGTGCCTCCCGTGTCCCCTGCACGTGAGGTATCCCTGTTTTGACTTCCCCTTATCAGGGGCGCCACCGAGGCCGGCATCGCAGACCTGCGACCAACCGCCTCCCCCGCGCCCTTCACCCTGGTTTCGTTCTGCCCACGGCCGCTGCGGCTGCCCTGGTCGTGACAGCCACCGGTGCCACCGTTGCCGAGTCCGCTCCACTGACCCTTGACCTGACGGCTGCCCAGGCGCAGACCGCTCGGGACCAGGCCGCCACCGAGGTCGCCCAGCAGGCTGATCTGTCCACGCGCCGGCAGCAGGTCGCCATCCAGACGGCGGCACTGCAGGGCCGCGTCACCGAGCAGAAGCGCGTCGCCCGCGACAAGATCCGCGTCGCTGCCGTTGCCAAGGCCAAGGCCGATGCCAAGCTCGCCGCCGAGGCCAAGTTGGAGCGCGAAGGCAAGCGTTGGGTTCAGGCCATCGAGGGTGCCAGGTTCACGTCCGGCTATGGCATGCGCTGGGGACGCATGCACTGGGGCAACGACTTCGGCACTCCCGTCGGCACACCTCTTCGCGCAATGTCGCGCGGCACGGTCACCTTCACCGGCAGCAACGGCGCCCGGGGCAACCTTGTGCGGATCACCTACTGGGACGGCACCGAGTCCTACTACGCCCACATGAGCAGCTTCACGTCCGGTCCGGGCGACGAGGTCATGCCGGGCGACATCGTCGGCTACTCCGGCAACACGGGTCGCTCCACCGGCCCGCACCTCCACCTCGAGATCCACCCGAACGGGCAGGCGCAGGGCATCGACCCCGCTCCGTGGCTCGCGGCCAAGGGTCTTCAGTGAGTTGAGGTTTCAGCACCACACGTCGCAAGGGCGGCACCCGTTGAGGGTGCCGCCCTTCGTCGTTCAATGCGACGTGTCGTTCAACTCGGGGTATGCCGCGTGGCTGTCAGAGCTTTTCGAGTGGGGCGAAGCGCAAGAGGAAGCGCTTGACGCCGGTCTCGCCACCGAAGTCGACCTCGGCCTGCGTCTTGTCGCCTTCACCCATGGTGCGGACGACACTGCCCATACCGAACGAGTCGTGGGTGACCTTGTCACCAGCTGACAACGCGATGATCGGGCGGTTGCCGGGCGAACGCACCCCGGGCCGGGCCGCGAGCGACGCGACGGCCGGGCGCTGGCCGCGGTGTCCGATGGCGGCGGCACCGCTCAGCTCGCGCTCCCACGAGAGGAGCTCGGCGGGGATCTCGTCGAGGAACCGGCTCGGTGGGTTGTATTGCGGCGCACCCCACGCCGACCGGACCGCGGCCCGCGACAGATGAAGCCGCTCGCGCGCCCGGGTGATGCCGACGTAGGCGAGACGCCGCTCCTCTTCGAGCTCCTTGGGGTCAGCGAGCGAACGCAGGTGCGGGAACGTGCCATCCTCCATGCCGGTGAGGAACACGACAGGGAACTCGAGCCCCTTGGCCGTGTGCAGAGTCATGAGGGTGACGACGCCCTGCTCCTCAGCCTCAGCCGAGTCGGGGATCTCATCCGCGTCGGCGACGAGCGAGACACGCTCGAGGAAGTCCTCAAGGCTGTTGACCTCACCGGTCTGGGCGCGGGCCTCATCGAACTCGCGGGCCACGGCGACGAGCTCGGCGAGGTTCTCGATGCGGGTCTCGTCCTGCGGGTCATGGCTGGCACGCAGCTCAGCCAGGTAGCCGGACTTCTCGACGATAGCCTCGAGCAGGTCAGAGACCCCGGCGTCATCGTCATCGCGGACCCTGCCCAGGTCCTCAAGCAGCGCGGTGAACCCCTTGATGCACGCGATCGAGCGGGTGGCGATGCCGGGGGCGTCCTCGGGACGCCCCAGGGCCTCGACGAAGGAGATGCGCTCGCGCTCCGCCAGTGCGGCAACGACGGCTTCGGCCCGATCGCCGATGCCGCGCTTGGGCACGTTGAGGATGCGGCGCAGGTTGACCGTGTCGGCCGGGTTGGACAGCACGCGCAGGTAGGCGAGCGCGTCCTTGACCTCGCGGCGCTCATAGAACCGGGTGCCGCCGACGACTTTGTACGGCAGGCCGACGCGGACGAAGACCTCTTCGAGGGCACGTGACTGCGCGTTGGTGCGATAGAAAACCGCGACGTCGCCGGGCTTCACCCCGTGCTCGTCACCCAGTTTGTCGATGGAGCGCGCCACGAACGAGGCCTCGTCGTGCTCGTTGTCACCGACGTAGCCGACAATCGGAGCACCTGCGCCGGAGTCGGTCCACAGGTTCTTCTTGCGTCGCGACTCGTTGCGCGAGATGACCGCGTTGGCCGCGGTGAGGATCGTCTGGGTCGAGCGGTAGTTGCGCTCGAGCAGGATCGTCCGGGCGTCCGGGTAGTCCTCCTCGAACTCGACGATGTTGCGGATCGTTGCCCCTCGAAACGCATAGATCGACTGGTCCGCGTCACCGACGACCACAAGTTCACTGGGCTCGACGGCGTGTTCTCCCCGTGCTCCACCGTGACCCACGAGCTCACGAATCAGTTGGTACTGCGCGTGGTTGGTGTCCTGGTACTCGTCGACCATGACGTGCCGGAATCGGCGGCGGTAGTGCTCTGCCACGTCCGGGAACGCCTGCAGCATGTGGACCGTGAGCATGATGATGTCGTCGAAGTCGAGCGCGTTGGCCTGACGCAGACGACGTTGGTATGCCGTGTAGGCGTCGGCGAGCAGCCGTTCGGTATGGGTGCCACCCGGGTTCTCGGCGCTGGGCTCGGAGCCCACGCGGGCGGCATACGTCTCTTCGTCGATCAGCTCGTTCTTGAGGTTGCTCACCTGGTGGGTGAACGTGCGCGGGTTGTAGCGCTTGGGGTCGAGGTCCATGTCGCGGATGACCATCGACATGAGGCGCTGGGAGTCAGCCGCGTCGTAGATCGAGAACGTCGACTTCATCCCGACCTTGTCGGCCTCGCGGCGCAGGATCCGCACGCAGGCACTGTGGAAGGTCAGGACCCACATCGCCCTGGCCCGGGGGCCCACGAGGTCTGCGACCCGCTCACGCATCTCTGCGGCGGCCTTGTTGGTGAAGGTGATCGCGAGGATCTGGCCGGGCTGCACGCCCCGGGCGGCGAGGAGATAGCCGATCCGGTGCGCGAGGACGCGGGTCTTGCCCGAGCCTGCTCCGGCGATGATGAGGAGCGGACCGCCAGCATGGAGGACGGCTTCGCGCTGCTCCTGGTTGAGGCCCTCGAGCAGGGTTTCGGGGTCCTGGGCGGGCGTCCCGCCCCAAGCGGGCTCTGGCGGCGTCTCACGGTCAGACATCGCCCACGAGGGGACGCCTGCGGCGTTGACCAGCGCGGCGTCGGCGCTCTCGTGGGTCGTGGCCGGGGGCGTGCGGTGGGTCGTCTGGGGGTCCTTGGCGGGCTGGGGTTCGCCAAAGTTCAGGCCATCAAAAAGGGTGCTCATCTCAGCGCCAACCCTACGTCGTGGCACCCACAGACCTTGCTTCGTCCACAGTCGGCAGCTGTCACTTCAGGAGAAGGCGCGGACCGGCCCACCCCTCGCGCAGCCAACGGTCGTGACTCGCGACGATGACGGTGACGGGCGTGCGGGCCAGAGCTGCCTCGACCTCCTCGACCAGCGCGAGTGACAGGTGGTTGGTCGGCTCGTCGAGCAGCAGGACCTCGGGCTGCTCACCGATGACGACGGCGAGGGCAAGGCGACGTTGCTGACCTTCGCTGAGGAGCCCGACGGGCCGGTCGACGTCGCGGGGGTGAATGAGGCCGAGCTCGCCGAGGAGGAGCTCCGAGCCGGTCGCGCGGAAGGTCGCTCGCACGGTTGCCCCCGGTTCAGGGAAGTCGACGTCCTGGGTGAGGAGGCCGACGCGCCGCGCGGACACCTGCACGTCACCTGCGTCGGGGGTGATCCGCCCTGCCAGAACCTTGAGGAGGGTGGACTTGCCGGAGCCGTTCGCCCCCTCGACGAGGACGTGCTCCCCCGTCGCCACATCGAGGCGCGGCAGGTGAACCCGTCCATCGACGACGAGGTCGCGGACCCGGACCGAGCCGGCGGAGGCGGCGGAGGCGGCGGACGCGGCGGTGAACTCCGCAGCGAACCGCAGCGGTGGACGCGGCTTGGGCACTTGGGCACGCTCGTGGACCTCGATGCGCTGCTGGGCGTCACGACTGCGACGGCTTGCCGACTTCTGGACCCGCGCCCCCTTGAAGGCGTGGATGAACTTGTCGTTGTCGCGCGGTGCCCGGTTGTGCGCGACGTCGCTCGTCGTCGTGCGGGCCGCAGTCCGCAGGTCGGCAAGCTCGTCCTGCTGGGCGGCATACGCCTCCTCCCAGCGTCGCTGGGAGTCGCGACGAAATGTCAGGTATGCCGTGTAGTTGCCGGTGAAGCGTCGCCCGCCTTCGCCGTCCGTCCCGAAGTGGCTGGGGTCGAGGTCGACGACGGCGGTGCAGACGGTGTCGAGGAAGGTGCGGTCGTGGCTTGCGACGAGGACGGCACCCGGGAGGTGGTTGAGCTCGGACTCGAGGTATTCGAGCGCTTGGTCGTCGAGGTGGTTGGTGGGTTCGTCGAGGACGAGGCATTCTGGGCGCCTCGTGAGGAGGGCGGCGAGGGCGAGGCGACTGCGCTGCCCTCCGCTGAGTTCACTGACGGTGTGGGTGCGGTCGATGGCCTCGAGGCCGAGACGTTGCGCGGAGACCTCGGCGCGGCGGTCGGCATCCCAGGCGTCGTGGAACGTCGCCCACATCAGGACGTCGTCATAGGTCTGTGCCGCAACGGGATTGGTGAGGTCGCCGGCGAGATTCTCGAGCTGTGCGACCGCACCGTGGAGTGGCGCAAGGGCCTGGGAGAGGACGTCGCCGACGGTGTCGTGCGGATCGAGGCCGCTGTCCTGTGCGAGGTAACCGAGGTCATCGGGTCTGGTGATCGTGCCGTGGTCCGGCTGCTCGATGCCGGCCGCGAGGCGGATGAGCGTCGACTTGCCCGAACCGTTCTCACCGATGACACCGACTCGTTGACCGGGGGCGACGGTGAGGTCGATGGCATCGAGGACGGCGCGGCCTTCGTAGCCGTGGGAGACGTCGCGGACGACGAGGGGATGAGACATGTGACTCCAGCGGGGGTGGTTCGGATGCGCACGCGGGCGAGTGGCCTCTGGCGCGGGCGGGTCGCTGGATCAGTTCTTCATGATGCGGACAAGGCTAACGGTTGATGAAGGCTCGCCGCACGCGGGTTTTCCATGCTTCCCGCGGCGCCCACGGCGGCGCGGGAGCGTGGCCCGAGCTGTTGGGCGAAGGCCCCGTGAGGAATCCGGCCCCAAGGCCCACCACCCCGAGCACGGCAAGGAGCCATCGCGGCACTTCGGCAAGGACCGAGGACGCACCCCACGCCTCCATGGCCCACGCGAGCAGGCCTACGACGACAGCGAACACGCCAATGACCGCGAACCGAAGCGGCCATGGCGACAGGCGCGTGCTCTCACCGAGCCGGGAGGCGCGACGACGACTCTCGAACAGTCCTACCGTCCACGGCATCAGACCGACCACGCAGAAGATGGTGACGAAGCGGGCCACATCAGAGCCGTTGAGGGGAACGCTCTCGCCCCACCGCTGCTCAGCGAGCAGTGCCGTAACACCGCTGGCGACGCCCGCGGCGGGCAGCGTCCACAGCAGGACCTGCCCGGCCCAACGACGACGAGACAGGGGACGCCATTGCCGCGCGTAGTCGACCGGCTGGCCGAACGCGCTTACCGGGTCTTCTCCTGTTGCGGCCACATGATCCTCGACCTGCGCAACGATGTCGCGGACCTCGGCCTCGGGTGCGCCGTTGATGCGCAGTTGTTCGCTGAGCTCGCGGATGTAGTCCAATCTGGAAGTACTCATGTCATCCCCTCAGAGCCGTGGTCATCGACGAGGCGAAGGTGTTCCATCCCTTACGGCCGGCGTCGAGCTCGGCCCGTCCTCTCGGGGTCAGCCAGAAGTACTTCCGCGGGGGTCCGGCCTGCCCGGTGACCCACTCGCTCTTGACGAGACCGTCCTCCTCGAGCCTCCCGAGCAACGGGTAGATCGTGCCGCCCTTGATCCCCTCGAAACCGAACTCGGCAAGGCTGGCCATGAGCGTATAGCCGTAGGCCGACGTCTCGCGCGACAGGGCCGCGAGCACGGCAAGGTCGAGGACACCTTTGAGCCACTGGCTCTGCCGGTCCTCGCGCACTTTGGCCTTCCCCATGGCTAGATGGTTCACCGATCTATTTAGGAATGTCAACTACTCGCGAGAGCCGTGTCAGAGTCAGATGCTTGGATGAAGGAGCCGGTTTGGGCATTGACGCGTATTCGCCTGCAGCAGAACGGAATTCGCGGCATTTGCCTTGACTCTAGAACTCCTGTTCGACTATCATTGGGTCATGGAAAGCACCGCCGCGACCGCCGCCCTTGAGGGCCGGTATGCCGCGTTGCGCGCCTCTGCTTCTGAGTTGGATTCCGAGGAGCTCCTGGACGTGATCGAGTTGGCGCAGCGTGAGAAGGATGCGGCGTCGGCTCGGCAGGCGGTGGCGTTGGCGCACCTGTCGGCGCGCGATTGCCACGTGCAGGAGGACGGCACGAGCGCCGAGGTGCATCACGGGTTGGGCTATCAACGACTGGATGGTCCCGAGTTGGCTGCTCCCCGGTTGGGGGTGTCGGTGCATGTTGCGACGAACCGGACCATGGATGCGATCCGGCAGCTGACCCGCACCCCGGCCGTGGTCGATGCGATGGCCAGTGGTGACCTGGATGAGCAGCGGGCCCGCACCGTCACGGAGGAGACCGAGTTCCTGTCGCCGCAGTCCGCTGCTGAGGTCGTTAACCGGGTCAAGGACGTGTGGGGCCAGTTGACGGTCGGGCCGTTGCGCCAACTGCTCGCACGCACCGCCGCACAGGTGGACCCCGATGCGGTGACCGCGAACGCTGAGGACGAGCGTGCCCGACGCGGGTTGACCCGCCGGGTGGGGGTGCATGGCACCGATCACTGGCGTGGTGACTTCGGTGTCGAACAGGCCCGGGGTGCGTGGGCTGCCGTCACCGAACGCGCCCGCCAACTCGTGCGTGAAGGCCTCGCCGACACGCTTGAGTTGGCTCGGGCCGACGCGATGATGGAACTCATCCTTGAACACAGTGATGTCAAGGTCGTCATCCACGCCACCCGCGCCGCCAACAGCGCCGACGCAGACGCGAGCACTGCCGACGCCGACACCACGGACACGTCGACTGAAGAGCAGCCCACGGGTGCCTCAGCGCCCGGTGCGACAGGAGCCGCTGACCCCGCCACGGCACCCCCGACGGCTGCGGCCTCCACCGCGACGACCGGCGCGGTGGAGGACCTTGTCGAGGTCGGCGGGTTGGGTGCGCCGGGCACGACGTTCGTACGCCGCGACTGGCTCGACAACACCGGCACCTCCGACCCCGAGCGTGAACTGACCTGTGACAGCGACACCGGTGCCCTCATACACGGTGACGTCCCGCCAGCATTCGCCCGCGGCCAGGCTCGCGCCCGCAGGGCCCACCGCGCCCGAGAACGAGCCAAAGACCACGCCAAGCCCTCTTTCGCGAAGGCCGCCACCGTCGACTTCAGCCAGTCCTACCGGGTGCCCGACGCCATGGCCCGACTCATCCGACTCCGCGACGGATCCTGCCGCTTCCCCGGCTGCGCCACCCCCGCCCGACAGTGCGACCTCGACCACGTCCAACCCTGGCCGACCGGCCTCACCACCCCCACAAACCTCATCTGCCTGTGCCGGCGTCACCACCGCATCAAGCAACGCGACGGGTGGACCGTGAAACTGCACCCCGACGCCACCGCCACCTGGACCGACCCCACCGGACTGCACCAAACCACCTGGCCCGTGGACCACCTCCACCTCGTCACCGCCGGCCACACCCACCGCGACCCCACCGCCTTCGCGCGCACCAACACAGGCCCCACCCAGATCCCCTCCACCTTCGAAGAAGAACTCATCGAACTCCTCGGCGGCCCCGACCAAGCCCAACCCCGCACCTACCCCATCAGCTTCGACATCAACGGCAACACCTACGGCGGACCACCCCCACGCATCGACTTCGACACCACCCTCCAACACGGCACCGGACCCTGGGACCAGATCCTCATCGACTTCCCACCCCGACCACCAGAAACCATCCCCTTCTGAGTGGCGGGTTCGAGGCACGCACATCTGCTCTCGTCCAGACATAAGGTGGCGAGCATGACGCAACCGAGGGCCGGGGAGCCCCAGGGGCGCAGCACCTTCACCTGGATCGGCTGGGGTGCGCTCGTCGGTGCAGTGCTCACTCTGCTGTGGAGCTTCTCGTCCCCGGGCGAGGGCGGCAGCGTCCCGGACACCCAAATTCTGGTCTACATGGGTGTCGTCCTCGTCCCGTTGGGCGCGACCTTGGGCGCCCTGGTGGTGGCACTCCTTCCCGATGGGAGGGGCTTGGCCCCTCTCCCCCCACCGCCTGCTGATCCTCGCTGCCTCACTCTGCGCCCTCCTGGCGCTCTGTCAGCTCTTCTCGTCCATCACCGGGCTGCCCGGCCTGCTCTGACCACGCAAGGTGGGCGGACGGCATACGGTGTCGTGCATGGCCTCTCGCAAGGGTGAGTTCGGCGAACCCGTGATCCTCGACGTCGCCGGCCACGACGTGAAGTTGTCGAGCCCCGAGCGCGTGTACTTCTCCGCGCGAGGTGAGACCAAGCTCGACCTCGCCAACTACTACCTCTCCGTTGGTGACGGCATCCTCAACGCGCTCCGGGAGCGGCCGACGATGCTGCACCGCTTCCCCGACGGCGTCGACGGCAACAAGGTCCATCAGAAGCGCGTCCCGCGAGGTGCCCCGCCGTGGCTCGAGACCGTGCGGCTGCACTTCCCGCGA contains the following coding sequences:
- the pcrA gene encoding DNA helicase PcrA, with protein sequence MSTLFDGLNFGEPQPAKDPQTTHRTPPATTHESADAALVNAAGVPSWAMSDRETPPEPAWGGTPAQDPETLLEGLNQEQREAVLHAGGPLLIIAGAGSGKTRVLAHRIGYLLAARGVQPGQILAITFTNKAAAEMRERVADLVGPRARAMWVLTFHSACVRILRREADKVGMKSTFSIYDAADSQRLMSMVIRDMDLDPKRYNPRTFTHQVSNLKNELIDEETYAARVGSEPSAENPGGTHTERLLADAYTAYQRRLRQANALDFDDIIMLTVHMLQAFPDVAEHYRRRFRHVMVDEYQDTNHAQYQLIRELVGHGGARGEHAVEPSELVVVGDADQSIYAFRGATIRNIVEFEEDYPDARTILLERNYRSTQTILTAANAVISRNESRRKKNLWTDSGAGAPIVGYVGDNEHDEASFVARSIDKLGDEHGVKPGDVAVFYRTNAQSRALEEVFVRVGLPYKVVGGTRFYERREVKDALAYLRVLSNPADTVNLRRILNVPKRGIGDRAEAVVAALAERERISFVEALGRPEDAPGIATRSIACIKGFTALLEDLGRVRDDDDAGVSDLLEAIVEKSGYLAELRASHDPQDETRIENLAELVAVAREFDEARAQTGEVNSLEDFLERVSLVADADEIPDSAEAEEQGVVTLMTLHTAKGLEFPVVFLTGMEDGTFPHLRSLADPKELEEERRLAYVGITRARERLHLSRAAVRSAWGAPQYNPPSRFLDEIPAELLSWERELSGAAAIGHRGQRPAVASLAARPGVRSPGNRPIIALSAGDKVTHDSFGMGSVVRTMGEGDKTQAEVDFGGETGVKRFLLRFAPLEKL
- a CDS encoding ABC-F family ATP-binding cassette domain-containing protein; this encodes MSHPLVVRDVSHGYEGRAVLDAIDLTVAPGQRVGVIGENGSGKSTLIRLAAGIEQPDHGTITRPDDLGYLAQDSGLDPHDTVGDVLSQALAPLHGAVAQLENLAGDLTNPVAAQTYDDVLMWATFHDAWDADRRAEVSAQRLGLEAIDRTHTVSELSGGQRSRLALAALLTRRPECLVLDEPTNHLDDQALEYLESELNHLPGAVLVASHDRTFLDTVCTAVVDLDPSHFGTDGEGGRRFTGNYTAYLTFRRDSQRRWEEAYAAQQDELADLRTAARTTTSDVAHNRAPRDNDKFIHAFKGARVQKSASRRSRDAQQRIEVHERAQVPKPRPPLRFAAEFTAASAASAASAGSVRVRDLVVDGRVHLPRLDVATGEHVLVEGANGSGKSTLLKVLAGRITPDAGDVQVSARRVGLLTQDVDFPEPGATVRATFRATGSELLLGELGLIHPRDVDRPVGLLSEGQQRRLALAVVIGEQPEVLLLDEPTNHLSLALVEEVEAALARTPVTVIVASHDRWLREGWAGPRLLLK
- a CDS encoding PadR family transcriptional regulator; this translates as MGKAKVREDRQSQWLKGVLDLAVLAALSRETSAYGYTLMASLAEFGFEGIKGGTIYPLLGRLEEDGLVKSEWVTGQAGPPRKYFWLTPRGRAELDAGRKGWNTFASSMTTALRG
- a CDS encoding DUF222 domain-containing protein codes for the protein MESTAATAALEGRYAALRASASELDSEELLDVIELAQREKDAASARQAVALAHLSARDCHVQEDGTSAEVHHGLGYQRLDGPELAAPRLGVSVHVATNRTMDAIRQLTRTPAVVDAMASGDLDEQRARTVTEETEFLSPQSAAEVVNRVKDVWGQLTVGPLRQLLARTAAQVDPDAVTANAEDERARRGLTRRVGVHGTDHWRGDFGVEQARGAWAAVTERARQLVREGLADTLELARADAMMELILEHSDVKVVIHATRAANSADADASTADADTTDTSTEEQPTGASAPGATGAADPATAPPTAAASTATTGAVEDLVEVGGLGAPGTTFVRRDWLDNTGTSDPERELTCDSDTGALIHGDVPPAFARGQARARRAHRARERAKDHAKPSFAKAATVDFSQSYRVPDAMARLIRLRDGSCRFPGCATPARQCDLDHVQPWPTGLTTPTNLICLCRRHHRIKQRDGWTVKLHPDATATWTDPTGLHQTTWPVDHLHLVTAGHTHRDPTAFARTNTGPTQIPSTFEEELIELLGGPDQAQPRTYPISFDINGNTYGGPPPRIDFDTTLQHGTGPWDQILIDFPPRPPETIPF